The genomic window AAGGATAATAGTCTAGTTGTGCCTGAAGAGCTTGATCCCCATCCAGCTCCAAAGGTGGAAGAAGACGTAGACTGGGATGGTGACCGGCAGCAGCAGGCTGTAGAAACACAGACTGTTGCTGCTGGTGCAGCCCTGAGGGAAGTTCTCATCCACAG from Poecilia reticulata strain Guanapo linkage group LG6, Guppy_female_1.0+MT, whole genome shotgun sequence includes these protein-coding regions:
- the LOC103466265 gene encoding phosphatidylinositol N-acetylglucosaminyltransferase subunit Y, giving the protein MFSLSMMVGLVPIVSLCGLFFSAAVDENFPQGCTSSNSLCFYSLLLPVTIPVYVFFHLWSWMGIKLFRHN